The Nitrospira sp. KM1 genome includes a window with the following:
- a CDS encoding RNA polymerase sigma factor codes for MSHTQLSDTFLEHEEDLFRFLVRRIKCAFTARDMTHDLFLKVSAQSEISHIKNQKAYLFRMAANLATDYLRIEQNRAEILAETNALLWGSIDRRDPERMMMARQELARSEQALARLPLLTRKIFHLNRYEGKTYPEIAKQLNVSAFTVENHIRTVLKHLSKVRDL; via the coding sequence ATGTCGCACACACAGCTCTCAGACACGTTTTTAGAGCACGAAGAAGACCTGTTTCGCTTTCTGGTTCGTCGCATCAAGTGTGCCTTCACCGCACGGGACATGACGCACGATCTCTTCCTGAAGGTCTCCGCCCAGAGCGAGATCTCCCACATCAAGAACCAGAAAGCGTACCTCTTTCGCATGGCGGCGAATCTCGCAACGGACTATTTGCGCATTGAGCAGAACCGCGCGGAAATCCTTGCTGAAACGAATGCCCTGTTGTGGGGTAGCATCGACAGGCGGGACCCGGAGCGCATGATGATGGCCCGGCAGGAATTAGCTCGGTCTGAGCAAGCTTTGGCGAGACTTCCACTCTTAACTCGAAAAATCTTTCATCTCAATCGATACGAGGGCAAGACATACCCCGAAATTGCGAAACAACTGAATGTATCTGCCTTTACCGTTGAAAACCACATTCGTACGGTGCTCAAGCACCTATCTAAAGTTCGCGACCTCTGA